From Desulfovermiculus halophilus DSM 18834, the proteins below share one genomic window:
- a CDS encoding ATP-binding protein: protein MPKLHITSRLKLRHKFTLAILVNIGIILLCFVAMIHTFQEQELVDNVEQRNLSLVRNMASEAADGLLMRNLQHLDSLVRSAQESIDAAYVLVLDATDRIVAHTDRNRLGEQRAEPGKQELQVRTVGTGAAPLKEYSVPVSIRGEHLGWCILGVNKHKDEARVASGLRELRTKLIVVSGGLFILAFGSSLFLASLLTKRMRLLRDKMRQVQLGDFTVSVPEGKMPVCSEYLNCGHTQCPAHGQTKCWTIANRFLEQYKSCLDCAVYTKSAGDEIGELNLAFNQMVQDLRHNIRKLEQANLEKSRMERLSLLGQMSAQVAHEIKNPLNSIIGAAHYLRANFQGQILREFLQIIEEESQRLSDIVTNFLNFSKPAQPSLVRNDLNEVVKNTLSLVEQEVEDRGVALHCEPDRNLRPFKFDAAKVKQALLNILINASQATQSGDRITVRTSQDNGWISLEVADTGCGMDEEALDNLFKPFFTTKVRGSGLGLAIAEQNVRDLGGSIQVESPQGEGSRFTVWLPAQ from the coding sequence ATGCCCAAGCTGCACATCACCAGTCGCTTGAAGCTGCGACACAAGTTCACTCTGGCCATTCTGGTCAATATCGGGATTATCCTGCTCTGTTTCGTGGCCATGATCCACACCTTTCAGGAACAAGAGCTGGTGGACAATGTGGAGCAGCGCAATCTGAGCCTGGTCAGGAATATGGCCTCGGAGGCGGCTGACGGTCTGCTCATGCGCAACCTGCAGCATCTGGACAGTCTGGTCCGTTCGGCCCAGGAATCCATCGACGCCGCCTATGTCCTGGTCCTGGACGCTACGGACCGGATTGTGGCCCATACCGACCGGAACAGGCTTGGAGAGCAAAGAGCGGAGCCCGGGAAGCAGGAGCTGCAGGTCAGAACCGTGGGTACCGGGGCGGCGCCCCTGAAGGAGTACTCCGTCCCGGTGAGCATCCGGGGCGAGCATCTCGGATGGTGCATTCTGGGGGTGAACAAGCACAAGGATGAAGCCAGGGTGGCCTCCGGGCTGCGTGAACTGCGGACCAAGCTGATTGTGGTCTCCGGAGGGCTGTTCATCCTGGCCTTTGGGAGCTCTTTGTTCCTGGCCTCCCTTTTGACCAAACGGATGCGCCTGTTGCGGGACAAGATGCGCCAGGTGCAGCTCGGGGACTTTACCGTCTCGGTTCCGGAGGGGAAGATGCCGGTCTGCTCCGAGTACCTAAACTGCGGGCACACCCAGTGCCCGGCCCACGGGCAGACCAAGTGCTGGACCATTGCCAACCGGTTCCTGGAGCAGTATAAGAGCTGCCTGGATTGTGCGGTGTACACCAAAAGCGCAGGGGACGAGATCGGGGAGCTCAACCTGGCCTTCAATCAGATGGTTCAGGATCTGCGGCACAATATCCGCAAGCTGGAACAGGCCAACCTGGAGAAGAGCCGTATGGAGCGGCTCTCCCTGTTGGGGCAGATGTCGGCCCAGGTGGCCCACGAGATCAAGAATCCCTTAAACTCCATCATCGGGGCGGCCCACTACCTGCGGGCCAACTTTCAGGGCCAGATCCTGCGCGAGTTTTTGCAGATCATTGAGGAAGAGAGCCAGCGCTTAAGCGATATCGTGACCAACTTCCTCAACTTCTCCAAGCCGGCCCAGCCCAGCCTGGTCCGCAACGACCTGAACGAGGTGGTCAAAAACACCCTCAGCCTGGTGGAGCAGGAGGTCGAGGACCGGGGCGTGGCCCTGCACTGCGAGCCGGACAGGAACCTGCGGCCGTTCAAGTTCGATGCGGCCAAGGTCAAGCAGGCCCTGCTGAACATATTGATCAACGCCTCCCAGGCCACCCAGAGCGGGGACCGGATCACGGTCCGGACCAGTCAGGACAACGGATGGATCAGCCTGGAGGTGGCGGATACCGGATGCGGTATGGATGAGGAGGCCCTGGACAACCTGTTCAAACCCTTT